In Brienomyrus brachyistius isolate T26 chromosome 19, BBRACH_0.4, whole genome shotgun sequence, one DNA window encodes the following:
- the LOC125714392 gene encoding histone H4 has protein sequence MSGRGKGGKGLGKGGAKRHRKVLRDNIQGITKPAIRRLARRGGVKRISGLIYEETRGVLKVFLENVIRDAVTYTEHAKRKTVTAMDVVYALKRQGRTLYGFGG, from the coding sequence ATGTCTGGTCGTGGAAAAGGAGGAAAGGGGCTTGGAAAGGGAGGCGCTAAGCGCCATCGCAAAGTCCTTCGTGACAATATCCAGGGTATTACTAAGCCAGCTATTCGCCGTCTTGCCCGCCGAGGTGGTGTCAAACGTATCTCCGGTCTGATCTATGAAGAAACCCGTGGTGTGCTGAAGGTGTTCCTGGAGAACGTCATTCGCGACGCCGTTACCTACACCGAACACGCCAAGAGGAAGACCGTCACCGCCATGGATGTCGTGTACGCTCTCAAGCGCCAGGGCCGCACTCTGTACGGCTTCGGCGGTTAA
- the LOC125714384 gene encoding histone H2A-like, protein MSGRGKTGGKARAKAKTRSSRAGLQFPVGRVHRLLRKGNYAERVGAGAPVYLAAVLEYLTAEILELAGNAARDNKKTRIIPRHLQLAVRNDEELNKLLGRVTIAQGGVLPNIQAVLLPKKTEKPAKTK, encoded by the coding sequence ATGAGTGGTAGAGGCAAAACCGGTGGCAAAGCTCGCGCTAAGGCCAAGACTCGTTCTTCCAGGGCTGGCTTGCAGTTCCCTGTCGGCCGTGTCCACAGGCTGCTCCGTAAAGGTAACTATGCTGAGCGAGTTGGTGCTGGAGCTCCAGTCTATTTGGCTGCTGTGCTCGAGTATCTCACTGCTGAAATCCTGGAGTTGGCTGGTAACGCTGCCCGCGACAACAAGAAGACGCGCATCATTCCTCGTCATCTGCAGCTTGCTGTTCGTAACGACGAGGAGCTGAACAAACTGCTGGGCCGTGTGACTATCGCTCAGGGCGGCGTGCTGCCCAATATCCAGGCTGTGCTGCTGCCCAAGAAGACCGAGAAGCCGGCGAAGACCAAGTAA
- the LOC125714375 gene encoding histone H3: MARTKQTARKSTGGKAPRKQLATKAARKSAPATGGVKKPHRYRPGTVALREIRRYQKSTELLIRKLPFQRLVREIAQDFKTDLRFQSSAVMALQEASEAYLVGLFEDTNLCAIHAKRVTIMPKDIQLARRIRGERA; this comes from the coding sequence ATGGCAAGAACCAAGCAGACCGCGCGTAAGTCTACTGGCGGCAAAGCCCCCAGGAAGCAGCTGGCTACCAAAGCGGCACGTAAAAGTGCTCCGGCCACTGGCGGCGTCAAGAAGCCTCATAGATACCGGCCCGGAACCGTGGCTCTGCGAGAGATCCGGCGTTATCAGAAGTCCACCGAGCTGCTGATCCGCAAGCTGCCCTTCCAGCGTCTGGTGAGGGAAATCGCTCAGGATTTCAAGACCGACCTGCGCTTCCAGAGCTCGGCTGTTATGGCGCTGCAGGAGGCAAGCGAGGCGTATCTGGTCGGTCTGTTTGAGGACACCAATCTGTGCGCCATTCATGCCAAGCGAGTGACCATCATGCCTAAAGATATTCAGCTGGCTCGCCGTATCCGTGGTGAACGTGCTTAA
- the LOC125714377 gene encoding histone H2B isoform X2: MVMTEDMPEPAKSAPKKGSKKAVTKTAGKGGKKRRRSRKESYAIYVYKVLKQVHPDTGISSKAMGIMNSFVNDIFERIAGEASRLAHYNKRSTITSREIQTAVRLLLPGELAKHAVSEGTKAVTKYTSSK; this comes from the exons ATGGTCAT GACAGAAGATATGCCTGAGCCAGCGAAGTCTGCGCCCAAAAAGGGCTCGAAGAAGGCAGTGACGAAGACTGCCGGAAAGGGGGGAAAGAAGCGCAGGAGATCCAGGAAGGAGAGCTACGCCATTTACGTGTACAAGGTCCTGAAGCAGGTTCATCCGGACACGGGTATTTCTTCCAAGGCCATGGGTATCATGAATTCTTTCGTCAATGATATCTTCGAGCGCATTGCCGGTGAGGCGTCCCGCCTGGCTCACTACAACAAGCGTTCCACCATCACTTCCAGGGAGATCCAGACAGCCGTGCGCCTTCTGCTTCCTGGTGAGTTGGCCAAGCATGCTGTGTCTGAGGGAACCAAGGCTGTCACCAAGTACACCAGCTCCAAGTAA
- the LOC125714377 gene encoding histone H2B isoform X1 has translation MVMTEDMPEPAKSAPKKGSKKAVTKTAGKGGKKRRRSRKESYAIYVYKVLKQVHPDTGISSKAMGIMNSFVNDIFERIAGEASRLAHYNKRSTITSREIQTAVRLLLPGELAKHAVSEGTKAVTKYTSSK, from the coding sequence GACAGAAGATATGCCTGAGCCAGCGAAGTCTGCGCCCAAAAAGGGCTCGAAGAAGGCAGTGACGAAGACTGCCGGAAAGGGGGGAAAGAAGCGCAGGAGATCCAGGAAGGAGAGCTACGCCATTTACGTGTACAAGGTCCTGAAGCAGGTTCATCCGGACACGGGTATTTCTTCCAAGGCCATGGGTATCATGAATTCTTTCGTCAATGATATCTTCGAGCGCATTGCCGGTGAGGCGTCCCGCCTGGCTCACTACAACAAGCGTTCCACCATCACTTCCAGGGAGATCCAGACAGCCGTGCGCCTTCTGCTTCCTGGTGAGTTGGCCAAGCATGCTGTGTCTGAGGGAACCAAGGCTGTCACCAAGTACACCAGCTCCAAGTAA